Sequence from the Methanoculleus sp. SDB genome:
TCGATTCCTATCACCCGGACACCGCTTCTCCGTTCGATCCATCCCGCGGTTGCGGGAGTGGTTTTCATGAAATGTTTCATCACCACCTTCTGGCCGTTCGGAAGGTCGAGAAGGACCTGCACGATGTCGGAGAGCACGATGCCCGCGACCACCTGCCCTCCGATGGTGGGGAGAAGGGCGACGTAGTCGGCACCTGCACGATAGAGTTTGTCAATGGAGGAGGCTTCGTTAGCACGGGCGAGGATACGGAGCTGCGGGTTCTGATTCCGGGCGATCAGGGTGGCGAAGATATTCACGTCGTCGTCGTTCACCGCCAGGACGCAGAACCGGGCGTCTTCGATATGCGCATCACGCAGGACCTGCTCATCTTCGGCGTTGCCCTGCACGAAGGGCATCTCCTGCTGCTTCCTGTCGATGACGATACAGTTGATCCCGGACTGCGTGAGTTCCCGGTATGCGGCCTTCCCCACATCCCCGTACCCGGCGATAATCGCCAGCTCCTCTCCCGGCATATCGGCACGAAACTCGGTTTCGATCACCTCGTTGAGGGCGTTGGCACGGCCGAGGAGAAACAGCATCGTCGAAGTGTCGATGATGTCGTCCCCGGAGGGGTGCATGACGAACGAGCCTGCCTTCCAGAAGAACAGCACGTCAATGCCGAACCGCCCGAACAGGGCAAGCCCGCGGAGACTTTTTCCGCTCGACCGGCACCCCTCCATGATGGGCACTTTTATCAGTTTGAGAGATGTTGCCGGCGAATCCTCGGAAATCTTCATCCGGTCAAGGCTGATCGCCTCGTATATCGTATCGACGTCCGGCCGGAGCACCGCATGGCGCCCGAGGATCTTGCCCGTCGAGTTCTTGGGCGAGAGCACGAATTCGGCACCCGCGTACCGGAGGTACCGGTCGAACCCGAGGTCGTCGACGATCGCGATGATGCGTCCCGTGGTCCTTTCCCGGATGCCGAGGATGATCATCGCGGTCGTGCGTTCTTTTTCATCGATAATGATGTTCGTCGCGTTTTCGACCCATGCATTGCTCCACGTTGCGGGATCGCCGTAATCCCCCCAGACGACATGGAGCTGCTTCCGGTACCGCCGGAATACCCCGCGGGCCTTTTCCTGGTTCTCTTCAACGATCACGATCGGCATGTCGATGATCATCAGGCTCTCAATCAGTGCCCGTGTCAGTTCGCCGTACCCGACGATGACGACGTGCCGCTCCATCTCATGGGGAGTGCGGTGCGGTGGCGTGGCCTGGAGGAGTGCGGTGATGTACGGGGCGAGCATCACCGGGACGATCATCAGCACCGTAAACACTCCCGTCACCATGATGAAGATGACGATGGCGTACATGATCTGGCTTGAAAACGGCAAAAGATCGCCGTATCCGACGGTCGTGATGGTTTCCACGACAAAAAAGAGTGCCTCCGCCCACGTCATCGGGCGGTGTTCGAGCAGCGGAAACGTGTGATGAATGATGATCGTGTAGACGACGACCTGTATGGTCAGGAGTCCGACGTATATCCTCAGCCGCCGGTCCGGCAGCAGGACGGCAAGGAATCCCCTGTTGTTACCCGGCATCCTGCCTCACCTCCGCGAGGATCCGGCAGATCCGGCATGTACCCCGGAAGGGATTTCCACATTCGGGGCAGATCCCGGCTGCCTCCGGGCTGCCCCCTGCCATCTTCGGCAGCTCCTCGCCAAGGTTGACGAGTGCGAATTTGGTGGCGGGATGGCGGTAACTGTAGTCATTGAGCATGGTTCTCACATCTGCCCGGAGCGCGTTGTACGCATACGGGCACCCGCGTTCGATGAATCCCTTCACGTGGAGGTGGGCGTAGAGTGCCACCTCCCGCTCCGGAAGGTTCTGGAACGGGCGGATCCGGGGGATGAATCCGTCCGCCTTCTCTCCCTGATGCACGAGCCGGCCGGCGTCTCCGCGGAGAACGTTCATGAGCACGGACTGGGCGTCATCATCGAGATTGAAGCCGAATGCAATCCGGGTGATCCCCTCGTCACGGGCAACCCGGTTCAGGAGCGACCTGCGGAGGACGCCGCAATACGAGCAGGAGAGGCGGTCTCCCTTCCGCCGGACGATCTCATCGAGAGTGATGCCGTATTCCCCGGAAAACGAGGCGGTGTGGCAGAGAACACCCATGGATTCGGCAATCGATTGCACCGTCCCCGGATCGCGGTAGCCACAGATGCCCTCGTCGATGGTAATGGCGCGGATTTCCACGTCGCGCCGATCCCGAAAGAGGGTGGTGAGAAAATACAGGAGCGCACTGCTGTCCTTTCCGCCGCTGAGAGCAACGCCAATCCGATCGCCGCTCTCGATCCACCGCTGCTTCCGGATCAGCTTCTTTGCCCGCCCCTCGAAATCGGCGACAAAATGCTGCCTGCAGAGGTGCATCCCGGAGTACCGCTGAAAAACAATCGCATCCCTGTTGCACCTGTCGCATTTCATGCTTCCCAATCAAACTTATATCATCCCCCCTGATAAAATGTGTAGAGATTTATGCCGGTTTCAGCGGATATGGTGCGAGGGCTCCATAAGTATGATATCAAGGTTCTCCATGCAGTGGAGCGGCTTATGAAACGATACCAGTGGGTGCCGTTTGACATTCTCAGGCAGAACACCGGCTTTTCAGAAACCGAACTGAAGTTTCGCCTCGGACGGCTGATGTCACAGGATCTTCTCAAGAGCAGTTCGGTGCCGTATCCCGGGTACCAGCTCGTCTTTACCGGGTATGATACCCTTGCCCTGCTCGCCCTCACCGGCAGGGGCACGGTCTCGATGCTCGGGTCGATGATCGGGGAGGGGAAGGAGGCGGTCGTCTACGAGGGGCTCGGGTTCGGACCCGTGGCATTGAAATTCCACCGTGTCGGCCAGCGCTCGTTTCAGACCGTTCGGAGAAACCGTACCTATATGCCCGAATCGGGGCATTGCCCGTGGATATTTGCGTCAAGCCACTCGGCTCGCAGGGAATTCGATGCGCTCACGCTCCTGCACCCCGACGTGAACGTCCCCGTTCCGGTCGACATAAACCGGAACGTGGTTGTCATGTCGTTTATTGACGGTGCGACACTGAACCGGTGTATTCTGGAAGCGCCGGCCGAGATACTGGAGAGTATCCTGGACCAGATCACCACGGCATACCGGCGGGGCATCATCCACGGCGATCTCTCGGAGTACAACGTGATGGCGGATGCCCGTGGCTGTTACATTATCGACTGGCCCCAGTGGATATCGTCCGACCACCCCAACGCCGGTGAGATTCTCCATCGTGATGTGGAGAATATCGTTATGTATTTTCACCGGAAATACGGGATACGCTGTCCGGTTGAGGAGGCACTGTCCCGGGTGATCGGGTGAAGATTTTCGGGATTGACGTTATCAGGGGATCCGTGCGGTCACGGTCACGCCGGCCCGCATACGCGCTCATTACGATGGAGAAGGGGACCGTGACGTCCGAGTCCGAGGTCTCCCTCTACCGGCTGCAGCGCAGGCTTGCCGCCGAAGAGCCCGACATTCTTGCGGTGGACAGCCTGCAGGAGGTGGCGGCCGACCAGCATGATCTCTTCACCTTTATTCAGGCCCTTCCCCCGGGCACACGGCTCGTGCAGGTAACCGGCGGGGAGCGGAAGGAGACTCTCCAGAAGGTTGCGGCCCGGTATAACATCAGCGTCAGCAAAACGGACCCCTATGCGGAAGCCCGTGCGGCCGCGTTCATCGCCTCCTCCGGCGGCGGTGCCGAGGTAATCGCCTTTGAAAACAGCTGCGATATCGTCGTGAGCCGGCACCGGTCGATCGGGAAGGGCGGGTGGAGCCAGAACCGGTATACCAGAAAGATACACGGGGCGGTGCTCCGCCAGGGCCGCGAGGTTGAATCGGCGCTCTCTGATGCAGGGCTCAAATACGAAAAAAAAGAGTATCCTGCATTCGGTGGTGCGTCACGCGTCCAGTTCCGGGTCTTTGCCTCCCGTGACATGGTGCCGGTCCGCTCCTCCCGCGGCACGGACGTGCAGGTGCGGATCTCGGGCCGCCGGCTCGACCGGATCCGGTTCAAGCCCCTGTCCGGCAAACCCCGGTACCTCATCGCGGGCATCGACCCGGGCACGACGATTGGGATTGCCGCCGTCGATCTCGACGGAAACCTCATGCATCTGATCAGCTCCCGCCAGATGACGATGTCGGATGTGATCGAGGAGCTGTACCGTGTCGGAAAACCGCTCATTGTTGCCTCGGATGTGCACCAGATGCCGTTTTCGGTCGAGAAGATCCGGCGTGCATTCAATGCGGTGGCGTACACGCCGCGACAGGACCGCTCGATCGAAGAGAAGTGGGAGCTGACGAAGGCGTACGGCACTTCCAATGATCATGAACGCGATGCCCTCTCGGCGGCGCTCGATGCCTACCGGCAGTACAGGAACAAGTTCCAGAATATCAGCAAGCGGGTACCGCCCGGCATCGACCTCGACGAGGTCCGTGCGGGTGTCATCCGGGGAAAATCACTCGAGCTTATCCTGGGCAGCAGGGAGGAGGCGGTACTGCCCGCGTCGCCTGCGGTTCCGGAGACGGAGATGCCGCCGTCGCCCGTGGACGAACGGGTTATGGAGCTCGACGGTCTCGTCAAGCGGCTCCGGGGATATATCGACGACCTCTCGGCCGACGGAAAGAAAAAGGACGAGGAAATCGAGCGTTTGACACGCCTCTGCACCCGCCTGAAGTCGGAGGACGAGGGGCGGATGCGGAGGGATGTGGAAGTCGTACGGCGGGACGCAATCATCAGGAGCCAGAAAAACATGCTCCGGAAGGCGGAGAAACGGTCAAAAAAGCTCCACCGGCAGGTAAGCAGGCTGAAGAGGTTTGCAGATCTGCAGATGAACGGGGACCATATCCCCGTCAAGGTGCTGGATTCTCTGACACGCGATGCCGTGCGGTCGCTGGATGAGGATCTCGGGATCAACGAGGGGGACATCATTGCAGCGGCAAAGACCGACGGGTGGGGCCGGAGCGTGCTGGAATTCCTTCATTCTGCTAAAATCCGTGTGATCATCACCGGCACCGGGGAAAAACAGGTGCATGACGGACAGCTTCTCCTGGCATGCAGTGAACTGGAACTTCCCTGTATCCCGGCAGCCGGTCTCGATCTCAGGATCCGGGGACGGACCGGCACCGTGCCGCGGGTGAGGCTCGAAGAGGCCCTTCTCCGATGGGAGAGCGATTTCGAGGCGTACCGCCGGGAAAAAAAGACGGAAATGCTCGAATCAATATTCAGGGAATACCGGAGCGAGCGGGAGCGGGAGGTACGCCGCCATGGATGACCGGGAGCTGCTCGCCACGGTGACGGCCGTCCTTGGTCCCAGCGCGGTGGCGGATGACTGTGCGGTGCTTGCCTGCGGCGCCGATCTGCTGGTCGTCAGTACGGACATGCTCCACGAAACCACCGATTTTCCATCCGGCATGACCGACAGCCAGATCGGATGGATGGCGGTTGCCGTCACGCTCTCCGATATCGCCGCGATGGGTGCGGCTCCCGAAGCGGTTCTTATTGCGGCGGGACTTGACCGCTGGCAGCGCCTCGAAGGCATCCTCAGGGGCGCACGCGCCTGCGCGGACGCACACGGGTGCGGTATCGTCGGCGGTGACACCGATGCCCACACGGAGCTGACGATTGTCACAACCGGGATTGGCCGTGTCTCTCCCGCGCATCTTGTGCGCCGGTCGGGGGCACGTCCCGGCGACCTTGTCTGCCTTGTCGGCACGCCCGGACGGGCACAGGCGGGGCTGCTCGGGTATCCCGGTCATCGCACGGCCCTCATCGAGCCCCTGCCGCTTGTCAGGGAGGGACTGGCACTCGGCCGTGCGGGAGTATCGGCGATGATGGATGTTTCGGACGGCCTCCTCCTCTCTCTCCATGATCTGTGCGAGGCGTGCGGGTGCGGTTTTTCCGTGGTCTCCGACACCATTCCGCTGCCCGAAGGCGTGGAACCGGAACTCGGGCGGGAGATGGCACTCTCGGGCGGGGGTGACTTCGGGCTCCTCTTTACCTGTCCCCCGGAACGGTTTCCCGTGAAGGGAGTGGATGCCCGGGTGATCGGGCGGGTGACTGTGGAAAAGAGGGTCACGATAGACGGCCAGCCGGCGTCTCATCGCGGCTACTGCCATACCTGGTGACGGGCGCGGCAAGGTTTTTTAGGGCCGGCGGAGTACTCTCCCCCGTATCGGAGTGGTGATATGGCAGTGCACCGGAAGAGGGTATATGCGGCCGTCCTGATCATAGCACTCTGCATGATCCCCGCGGCGACGGGCCTGGATGGAGAAGGATACCGGACGCGATCGCCCGGCGGACAGATCAGTTCTGTTGCAATCACGAACGACGGTTCCCGGATCGTGTGCGGGAGCGATACGGGAAAAGTGTTCTGTTATAATGCGGAAGGAACCGTGCTGTGGTCCCATGCGGCATCGTCCCCCGTCACCGCGGTCTCGGCCGCGGGGCTGGGAAGTGCCTTTGCCGCCGGGTACGCCGACGGAAATGTCTCTTTCTTTAAGCGGGACGGCGGCATCCGCTGGGAGAAGGCCACCGGCTCTCCGGTGAGTTCCCTCGCGGTCTCCGGGTACGGCAGCGAGTGTGCCGTGGGAGGGGATCGTCTTGTTCTCTTCTCAGCTCTGGGTGACCGTATCTTTGATGCGAGAGCCGGCGACCGTGTGCTGTCGGTGGCGATCTCGGAGGACGGGGAATATATCGTCACGGGAAGCGAGAACGGGGATATCAATTTCTTCGGGAGAAGGGGGAATGTGCTCTGGAGCGAGTTCACGCACGGAACGGTGCGCTCGGTGTCGACGGCCGATGATGCATCGATCATCGCTGCCGGAAGGGCGGATGACAACCTCTATATCATGACCCGGAAGGGCTCGATCCGGTGGCTGAAGGTGACCGGTGCCCCGGTTATGTCAGTAGCACTCTCACGGAGCGGCGATGACGTGGTGATTGCGAACCGCGGCGGTACGGTGCGCTATTACGAGGTGGGCGAACGGGAACGCTGGTCGGCGACGACCAACGGCGAGATACGGGCGCTCGCGATTGCGGGAGACGGATCGCTTGCCGCCGCAGCTGATACCGGCACCGGCATTCGCCTCTACGATCGGACCGGAGCGGAGGTGTGGACATTCGCTGCAGACAGCACCGCCACTTCGCTTGCGTTGTCACAGGACGGCAGGGTGCTCGCGGCAGCGGCCGGGAGTGACGTATACCTCTTCACGACCGCGGTGACGCCGGTGAGGAACATCCAGGTGGAAACGGCATCGATGCCCGCACCGTCTCCTGCCGAGGTGCCTTCCGGGGCGTGGCCTGCCGTGGCAGCCCCGCTCCTGCTCGCAGCAGCGCGCCGCCTGTACCGGTGACGCTCAGCGTTTCCACCGGGGGCGTTCTTCCCCGGCAAGGGCATCATATCCGTTCTCTTTTTTCCGCCGCCGCATATACAGCACCGCTGCCGCCGCACCGAGGACCAGCAGCACAAACAGGCCTGCATAGACGGGAAGCATCGATTCCTCTGCCGGTTCCGGGACGGCTGTTGCGGTCGGCGTGCCGATGTCAATGGAGACGAACCCCTCCTCCGTTGCCGTCGCGGCGGGGGACTCTGTCACGTCCGGAGATGCTGTCGGCGATGTCGTCGGGGGGGCGGTTTCGGGAGGAGCGGGGACAATGGTGCCGGTCGCAAAGAAGTAGACGGTGTTGTCATTCGATCCCACGGTGATAGAGCTCCCGTCCCCCGAAACCCCCACGCCGCACACGGCCAGGGCAACCGTATATGAGCCGAGCAGCGTACCCTCGCGATTCAGGATGAGTGCCTTATTGTCCTCCGTTCCGGCAACAACAACATTTCCATCGTCTGAAACGTCAATGCTGCAGGGGGGGAGTGCTGTTGTGTAGGTCAGAAGAAGATTGCCGTTTCCGTCGAGGTACAGGATTTTATTTCCCCCGGTTGCGCCCGCAACGAGGCTGCCGTCGCCGGAGATTCCTACCGAGGTCGGGGACTGCTCCGTGTTGTAGGTCCAGAGGAGGTCACCGCCGTTTGAAAAGCAGTATATCCTGTTGTCTCCGGTTCCTGCTGCGATACGGCTCCCGTCCCGGGATATGGCGACGCCGCGGACATCAAGAGCGGTGCTGTGCGACCAGAGGAGCGCACCCTGCCGGTTGAAGAGGTATACCTTGTTTGCCTCGGAGCCTGCCGCGACATAGGATCCGTCCCGCGAGACCGCTACACTGCTGACCGGCTGGGGAGCCGTGTATGTCCAGAAGAGGTTGCCCAGGTAGTCGAAGTAGTATAATTTGTTTCCGTTCGTCCCGGCGGCAACATACATGCCATCGCCTGAAACCGCCGTGCAGCGGACGTTGAAATCTGTCTGGTATGACCAGAGGAGGGTTCCCTGCCCGTCGAAGAGGTAGAGGCGGTTGTCAGCCGAGCCTGCCGCCACGACTGCGGCATTGTCGTTTATCGCCACGCTCTGAACCTGCTGTCCGACGATATACTTCCATTGCAGCCCGTTCTCAGCGGCTGCACAGGAAGGCAGTGCCATCCATGAAGCCATCAGTGCGACCATCAGAAGGACTGCCAATCGCCTGCATATACCCGACCCCGGGACACCGTTTCCATGTTTTTCCGTGTTCCGCTTCATCCGCATCATCCCTTCTCTCCAGTATACATGCAGCATATTAAAAAAGGATTGATGCCTGTGTGTGCGGACGCACCGGTGAAGGGATGTGTCTGCCGCGCGGGAGTGCGTGCCAGAAGCCGGGAGAAACGGCACAAGAAGGCCGGAAAAAAGAGTGTCGTAAACAGAAATGGACTCGGCGGGATTTGAACCCGCGGCCTTTACGTTGCGAACGTAACGATCTACCCCTGATCTACGAGCCCGGACCGTTCGGCTGAAAATGGCAGGCGTTTTTTTTCGGATTAGAGAATAATCTCTATATCCAGTTTTTCCGCCAGTTCCTTATATCTGTTCCTTATCGTGACCTCCGTGACGCCCGCCACTTCGGCCACCTCACGCTGTGTCCGGCGTTCCCCGCCGAGGATTGAGGAGATATAAATTGCGGCTGCAGCGACTCCGGTTGGCCCCCGGCCGCTTGTTAATTCGCGCTCTCCTGCCTGCCTGAGAATCTCGACGGCCCTGCTCTGGACTTCGCCCTTCAGGTTCAGGCCGGAGCAGAAGCGCGGAACATAGTCGATGGGAGAGGTGGGCAGGAGTTTTAAGCCCAGTTCACGGGAGATGAACCGGTAGGTGCGCCCGATCTCCTTCCGGGAGACACGCGACACCTCGGCAATCTCGTCGAGGGTCCGCGGAACACTGCACTGCCGGCATGCGGCATAGAGTGCCGCCGCAGCCACGCCTTCGATGCTCCTGCCGCGGATCAGGTTCTTGTCCACCGCATCGCGGTATACGACCGCAGCAGTTTCACGCACATTTCGCGGAAGACCCAGTGCGGAGGCCATCCGGTCCAGTTCAGAGAGAGCGAAGGCAAGGTTCCGCTCGGTCGCGTTCGAGACGCGGATACGGCGCTGCCACTTCCGGAGGCGGTAGAGCTGTGCCCGGTTCTTACTGGAGATGGCACGGCCATACGAATCACGGTTTCTCCAGTCAATCATGGTGGAAAGACCTTTGTCGTGAATGGTAAAGGTCATCGGAGCCCCGACACGGGAGCGTTTCATCCGCTGATCGTGGTCGAACGCACGCCATTCCGGACCGCGGTCGATAAATTCCTCGTCCAGAACCAGCCCGCAATTCTGGCAGACGAGCTCGGCGCGTTCATAATCATGCACGAGCTGCCGGCTGCCGCATTCGGGACAGACGGACGTGGTCGACTCCTCGTGTTTTTTCTTCTCCTGAACCTGTTCCGCCGATCGTTTTTTAAGGACTTCTCTCTGGCTCTGTAACTGTTTGAGCTTCTCTATCTCCTGCATTTGTTCTTCACCCTGTTATTTTGAATAGAGTTTTTCGTCATTTGGTGTGGTGCATTCATCTGTGCATAGCACGGCTGCAAGAGGCGCCTGGATATTTCCAAAGATATCGATGAGTTTTCCAACCGGTTTGAGGCGGCGGTCCACAACATGTGTATTCAGCCGGGGAAGTTGAGCGGGGTCGCACTGCAAAATGAGCATTCTCCGACCGTAAATACTAACTACACGCCCGACATACTTCACAATGGATCATCCTGGCAAACAGCTGTTACCTGCGAGATTTCGTAATTTATATATATAGGGCGTTGCACTATTTAAAATTTTTGATAAACTATATATAGTTCA
This genomic interval carries:
- a CDS encoding serine/threonine protein phosphatase, which encodes MPVSADMVRGLHKYDIKVLHAVERLMKRYQWVPFDILRQNTGFSETELKFRLGRLMSQDLLKSSSVPYPGYQLVFTGYDTLALLALTGRGTVSMLGSMIGEGKEAVVYEGLGFGPVALKFHRVGQRSFQTVRRNRTYMPESGHCPWIFASSHSARREFDALTLLHPDVNVPVPVDINRNVVVMSFIDGATLNRCILEAPAEILESILDQITTAYRRGIIHGDLSEYNVMADARGCYIIDWPQWISSDHPNAGEILHRDVENIVMYFHRKYGIRCPVEEALSRVIG
- the tfb gene encoding transcription initiation factor IIB (stabilizes TBP binding to an archaeal box-A promoter; responsible for recruiting RNA polymerase II to the pre-initiation complex); amino-acid sequence: MQEIEKLKQLQSQREVLKKRSAEQVQEKKKHEESTTSVCPECGSRQLVHDYERAELVCQNCGLVLDEEFIDRGPEWRAFDHDQRMKRSRVGAPMTFTIHDKGLSTMIDWRNRDSYGRAISSKNRAQLYRLRKWQRRIRVSNATERNLAFALSELDRMASALGLPRNVRETAAVVYRDAVDKNLIRGRSIEGVAAAALYAACRQCSVPRTLDEIAEVSRVSRKEIGRTYRFISRELGLKLLPTSPIDYVPRFCSGLNLKGEVQSRAVEILRQAGERELTSGRGPTGVAAAAIYISSILGGERRTQREVAEVAGVTEVTIRNRYKELAEKLDIEIIL
- a CDS encoding tRNA(Ile)-lysidine synthase, whose amino-acid sequence is MKCDRCNRDAIVFQRYSGMHLCRQHFVADFEGRAKKLIRKQRWIESGDRIGVALSGGKDSSALLYFLTTLFRDRRDVEIRAITIDEGICGYRDPGTVQSIAESMGVLCHTASFSGEYGITLDEIVRRKGDRLSCSYCGVLRRSLLNRVARDEGITRIAFGFNLDDDAQSVLMNVLRGDAGRLVHQGEKADGFIPRIRPFQNLPEREVALYAHLHVKGFIERGCPYAYNALRADVRTMLNDYSYRHPATKFALVNLGEELPKMAGGSPEAAGICPECGNPFRGTCRICRILAEVRQDAG
- a CDS encoding thiamine-monophosphate kinase, producing MDDRELLATVTAVLGPSAVADDCAVLACGADLLVVSTDMLHETTDFPSGMTDSQIGWMAVAVTLSDIAAMGAAPEAVLIAAGLDRWQRLEGILRGARACADAHGCGIVGGDTDAHTELTIVTTGIGRVSPAHLVRRSGARPGDLVCLVGTPGRAQAGLLGYPGHRTALIEPLPLVREGLALGRAGVSAMMDVSDGLLLSLHDLCEACGCGFSVVSDTIPLPEGVEPELGREMALSGGGDFGLLFTCPPERFPVKGVDARVIGRVTVEKRVTIDGQPASHRGYCHTW
- a CDS encoding RNA-binding protein — its product is MKYVGRVVSIYGRRMLILQCDPAQLPRLNTHVVDRRLKPVGKLIDIFGNIQAPLAAVLCTDECTTPNDEKLYSK